The sequence TCTGGCGGGCACGGTCGGGGTCACCGCCGGCGCCTCGGCGCCCGAGGAGCTCGTGGACGCGGTCCTGGCCCGCCTGGCGCCCCAGGACGGCACCGAGGCCGTCGACGTGACGATCGAGGACGAGTACTTCCCGCCGCCGCGCGAGCTACGGGACCTCCTTCGGGCGGTGGCGACGGCCGTGGGCTGCCTGGTGATGGCTCCGGCCGACACCCCGGCCGCCCTCACCGACGATCGAGCCATGGCCGCCAGCGAGGCGCTCTCCGCCCTCGCCAGCTGAGCAGTCCCGGCCGGGCGCCGCTCAGTCGCCTGCTTGGGCCCGGGCCTGATCGAACAGCGTCTGGAGCTTGGCCCGCAGCCGCTCGGTGACCTCGTGCAGCTGCCGGCGCGACAGGCGGTCGGACCGGCGTCCCGAGGTGCCGCTGCTCGGTGGTTCGGCGGCAACCTTGACGGTGATCGGTTCGCCGACCACCAGGTGGATCTTGACCGGTCGGGGAAAACGCGTCCCCCTGGGTAGGGCCATCTCGGACCCACCGATGCCGACAGGAACGATGGGCACGTCGGTGCGGGCGGCCAGGTAGACCGCTCCCTCACGAAGCTCGGTCACCGTCGGGCCCGAGCGGCGGGTGCCCTCGGGAAACAGGACCAGCGGCTCTCCGCCCTCGATGACCTCCACACAGCGACGAAAGGCCTCCCGATCGGTGGCGTCCCGGTGGACCGGGAAGGCCCCGAGGGAGTCGATGATGCGGCCGAACCAGGGCACCTTCCAGAGCTCTTCCTTGCCCATGTAGCGCAGGCGCCGACGGGTCACCACGGCGACGGCGAAGGTGTCGATGATCGAGCGGTGGACCGGAGCGAGGATGTAGGGCCCCTCGGTCGGCACGTTCTCCTTCCCCTCGACGGTGAGCCGGTGATACAGCCGGCACCACCCGACGAGCGCGGCCCGCACGACGGCGTAGAAGATGAGTGACGGCTTCACAGTCGGGTCAGCACCTCCTCGACGATCTCCTCGACGCTCCGGTCCGTGGTGTCGACTACCACGGCTCCTTCGGCCACAGCAAGAGGGGAGGTCTGTCTGGTCGAGTCGAGGTGGTCCCGTCTCGCCAGGTCGGCGGCCACGGTGGACCAGTCGAGATCGTGGGCTGTGGCCTCGGCCTCGAGCGCACGTCGCCGGGCCCGTTCGGACTCACTGGCGGTGACGAAGATCTTGAGGTCGGCGTCGGGCAGCACGACGGTGGCGATGTCGCGGCCCTCGATCACGCCCCCATCGTGGGCCTCGACCCAGGCGCGCTGCCGGCGCACGAGCTCACGTCGCACCTCGGGGTTGGCGGCCACCACCGACACCACGCTGGTCACCGCGGGGCCCCGAAGCTCGCGACTGGCGTCCACCCCGTCGACCCGCACGGCGGGCCCGATCTCGATGCGCAGCCCCTGGGCCAGCTCGGCCACGGCCCGAGCGTCAGATGGATCCACGCTGTCGCGGAGGGCTGCGAAGGCCACAGCCCGGTACATCGCTCCGGTGTCGAGTCGATCGAGGCCGAGACGGGCAGCGAGCGACGCGGCGAGGGTCGACTTCCCAGCACCCGCGGGTCCGTCTATGGCGATGACCGGTTTGCCGCCCCGCGAGGCTGTCACGTCAGTTGCCCGAGATCCGCGACAAATCCGGGATAGCTGGTGGCGACCGCGTCCCACCCCTCAACCGTGGTTCGGCCCTGTGCCGCCATGCCGGCCACCGCCATCGCCATCGCGACCCGATGGTCACCATGCGACCGGACGCTGGTTCCCCTCAGCTGGGTGCCACCGACGACGACGAGGTCGTCACCCACGGTCTCGACCCTGGCGCCGAGAGCGGACAGCTCGCTGCCGACTGTCGCCACCCTGTCGCTCTCCTTGACTCGGAGCTCGGCCAGGCCGCGGAAGGTCGTCTCTCCTTCCGCCATCGCCGCCGCCACCGCCAGCACCGGTACCTCGTCGACGAGCCCCGGTATCTCGGCGCTCGTCACTTCCGTGCCGCGGAGGCTGGCGTGGCGAGCGACGATGTCGGCGGTCGTGGCGTCCCGGGACTGCAGCTCGATCGCCGCGCCCATTCGGTCCAGGACATCGAGGAAGCCGGATCGGCCCGGTCCCACGTACACCCGCTCCACCACCACCTCGCTGCCGGGCACGATCGAGGCGGCAACTACCCAGAAGGCTGCATGAGACGGGTC comes from Acidimicrobiales bacterium and encodes:
- a CDS encoding lysophospholipid acyltransferase family protein, with product MKPSLIFYAVVRAALVGWCRLYHRLTVEGKENVPTEGPYILAPVHRSIIDTFAVAVVTRRRLRYMGKEELWKVPWFGRIIDSLGAFPVHRDATDREAFRRCVEVIEGGEPLVLFPEGTRRSGPTVTELREGAVYLAARTDVPIVPVGIGGSEMALPRGTRFPRPVKIHLVVGEPITVKVAAEPPSSGTSGRRSDRLSRRQLHEVTERLRAKLQTLFDQARAQAGD
- the cmk gene encoding (d)CMP kinase, which translates into the protein MTASRGGKPVIAIDGPAGAGKSTLAASLAARLGLDRLDTGAMYRAVAFAALRDSVDPSDARAVAELAQGLRIEIGPAVRVDGVDASRELRGPAVTSVVSVVAANPEVRRELVRRQRAWVEAHDGGVIEGRDIATVVLPDADLKIFVTASESERARRRALEAEATAHDLDWSTVAADLARRDHLDSTRQTSPLAVAEGAVVVDTTDRSVEEIVEEVLTRL